The Bemisia tabaci chromosome 5, PGI_BMITA_v3 genome includes a window with the following:
- the Pex23 gene encoding LOW QUALITY PROTEIN: tectonin beta-propeller repeat-containing protein (The sequence of the model RefSeq protein was modified relative to this genomic sequence to represent the inferred CDS: inserted 1 base in 1 codon; deleted 1 base in 1 codon), with translation MPSSMLFGINGEGRVLGLSTSGSKWRDVPYLGVEFKQISSVPHYLWAIGGDRQVYVNVYGLDVPIRIKEEAYENQRWVPIGGFGTHFLPTDRCHWSSKDGLTDRSLDKIRLPSMAWQWESDWQLELNLDGQPLEKDGWTYAVDFPMMYSPNKQWSSTVRRRKWFRYRRYSAMNSWCAIAPLHKDPTEEPFIGISVGGNKLLGCNSENISVWAVTAQGRVMWRAGVGSXSPEGTRWSAVTLPRCCEVRQISCGPSGFLWAVLWNGRALIRIGITQDTPTGDYWLEVGPPEPDLKIMQVSVGTNAVWAVSNDNRVWFRKGVRSARGGHMSDELARGAGWVEMVGNMSYVSITDNDQVWAIGNDDRQIYCRVGIIPTELTGKKWKPLSAPVQVASSNTESDDGANHSSVESNENRVSSTPSAPALNASDDENGTNKSTIIDSGNEVDQSRRSIPAWGPINSAGSLLAKEVNPEVDDRGLESVPLHEKQDDSNSEDVNNSCWICISAGGLNVDPASLPDWFLEGDSSKVISAPWRTKILNDLKIAHSKSTENFEHYELAVETKSWISNGKCKVCLQGWQNFEDCTIELEWIGCKTGVLDFGTFSILSLDRSSTRAQLSLNEITCVMNISGPGNPCLALHTIYSTRLKISPLQLQFTSDTQFAEWLANFSSVCAQLHNAQGSPSCSSVWATTALGDVYVFDPITLESKQLKDSLFYKEFDVKGKSVPLALPLLNSFPPGSKLIVEGMPLEDDPNRFAIDLECGGSRNIALHLNPRLRERVFVRNSKKNGDWGEEDRDGPQLFAPGAEFKLQIECQEEGFKILLCEMPITYFEHRMNPEGITELRISGDVVVSEVTYATPSAILEQEELYWRQIGGHLDVVETCASGVTWGLGLNKVPWVYTGGWGGAFLGGLELTNTNIHSMEDTYHYYVYENQRWNPFGGYTTHGLPTDRPMWSDETGCEKKSFETTKLPNRHWQWVTDWCIDYDTPGGTDKDGWQYAIDFPATYHPQNCLTDTVRRRRWYRTCKLQSTGPWLEVGNTKLQDVSLFYNEGTQCTYVWGVAVYGDTLFRHNVSPKNPMGSSWEHIPNDQALTNISCGSNNQVWAIGRSGCAFWRIGINSSNPIGDMWEAVEAPNGCQLTKVTVGKCGIWVLNSSGSIYVRKEVTPVFPEGTHWQQVENTSDGNFIDISADRSEVWAVTESKSVYLRSGITSDNPAGSLWIPDYV, from the exons ATGCCTAGTTCTATGCTTTTTGGAATTAACGGCGAAGGGAGAGTACTTGGGCTATCAACAAGTGGCTCGAAATGGAGAGATGTT CCATACTTAGGTGTGGAGTTCAAGCAAATATCATCTGTACCCCATTATCTTTGGGCAATTGGAGGGGATAGGCAAGTCTATGTGAATGTCTACGGACTGGATGTACCAATTAGAATCAAGGAAGAAGCTTACGAGAATCAG AGATGGGTACCCATCGGCGGTTTTGGCACTCACTTCCTTCCCACAGATCGCTGTCATTGGTCAAGTAAAGATGGCTTAACAGACCGCAGTTTAGATAAAATTCGATTACCATCAATGGCATGGCAGTGGGAAAGCGACTGGCAGTTGGAATTAAATCTGGACGGACAACCATTGGAGAAAGAT GGATGGACGTATGCTGTTGACTTTCCTATGATGTACTCTCCTAACAAGCAATGGTCCTCAACAGTCAGAAGGAGAAAATGGTTCAGATATCGTAGATATAGTGCTATGAATTCATGGTGTGCAATTGCTCCTTTACACAAAGATCCCACTGAG gagCCATTCATAGGTATATCTGTTGGTGGTAATAAACTTTTAGGCTGCAACTCAGAAAATATATCAGTATGGGCAGTGACTGCACAAGGACGA GTTATGTGGCGAGCAGGTGTAGGTA AATCGCCGGAGGGCACCAGATGGTCAGCTGTCACATTACCCAGGTGTTGTGAGGTTCGTCAAATCAGTTGTGGACCGTCTGGGTTTTTGTGGGCAGTTCTCTGGAATGGGAGAGCATTAATACGTATCGGTATCACGCAAGATACCCCAACAG gagacTACTGGTTAGAAGTAGGCCCTCCTGAACCTGACTTAAAAATCATGCAAGTTTCTGTGGGAACAAACGCTGTTTGGGCAGTTTCAAATGATAATCGGGTGTGGTTTCGCAAAGGTGTGCGCTCTGCTCGAGGTGGCCACATGAGCGATGAATTGGCAAGAGGTGCTGGTTGGGTTGAAATGGTTGGAAATATGTCTTATGTCTCAATCACAGATAATGATCAG gtTTGGGCAATTGGAAATGACGATAGACAAATTTATTGTAGAGTTGGTATCATTCCAACAGAGTTGACAGGAAAGAAATGGAAACCTCTTAGTGCGCCTGTGCAGGTGGCAAGCTCAAATACCGAATCTGATGACGGTGCAAACCATTCTTCTGTG GAATCAAATGAAAACCGAGTTAGTTCGACCCCAAGTGCACCTGCTTTGAATGCATCTGACGATGAAAATGGAACCAATAAAAGCACTATCATTGATAG tgGAAATGAGGTGGATCAATCTCGACGCAGCATCCCAGCGTGGGGTCCGATAAACAGTGCAGGCTCATTACTAGCAAAGGAGGTAAATCCTGAGGTGGATGACAGAGGGTTGGAGTCCGTACCACTTCATGAGAAGCAAGATGATTCAAATTCTGAGGATGTCAACAATTCATGTTGGATTTGCATCAGTGCAGGTGGTTTAAATGTTGATCCAGCTTCCTTACCAGACTG GTTTCTAGAGGGCGATTCTTCAAAAGTCATCAGTGCACCGTGGcgaacaaaaatattgaatgacCTTAAAATTGCTCACTCAAAATCCACTGAAAACTTTGAGCATTATGAGTTAGCTGTTGAAAC gaaATCTTGGATCAGCAACGGGAAATGTAAAGTGTGTTTGCAAGGCTGGCAGAATTTTGAAGACTGCACAATCGAGCTTGAGTGGATTGGATGCAAGACAGGAGTTTTggattttggaactttttccaTTCTATCGCTAGATAGATCATCCACAAGg GCGCAGCTGAGCTTAAATGAAATAACATGTGTCATGAATATCAGTGGTCCAGGAAACCCTTGTTTAGCTCTTCACACAATTTACTCCactcgtttgaaaatttcacccctTCAGCTTCAGTTTACCAGTGACACTCAATTTGCAGAATGGCTTGCCAACTTTTCATCAG TCTGTGCCCAACTACATAATGCTCAGGGTTCTCCTAGCTGTTCATCTGTTTGGGCAACAACTGCACTAGGAGATGTCTATGTGTTTGATCCTATCACCTTGGAG tcAAAGCAGTTGAAAGATAGTTTATTCTATAAAGAATTTGATGTCAAAGGAAAATCAGTTCCACTTGCGTTACCACTCTTGAACAGTTTCCCTCCTGGCTCAAAATTGATCGTGGAAGGCATGCCCTTGGAGGATGATCCAAACAG GTTTGCAATTGATCTTGAGTGTGGTGGATCACGCAACATAGCTTTGCATCTGAATCCTCGGCTGAGGGAAAGAGTATTCGTACGAAATAGTAAGAAAAACGGTGACTGGGGCGAAGAGGATCGGGATGGGCCTCAATTGTTTGCACCTGGTGCTGagttcaaattgcaaattgaGTGTCAGGAAGAAGGATTCAAG ATACTGTTATGTGAGATGCCAATAACCTATTTTGAGCACCGAATGAATCCTGAAGGAATTACTGAACTGCGAATCAGCGGAGATGTTGTTGTCAGTGAAGTCACATATGCAACACCAAGT GCTATATTGGAGCAAGAGGAACTGTACTGGCGTCAAATTGGTGGTCATCTAGATGTGGTCGAAACCTGCGCCTCAGGAGTGACTTGGGGTCTTGGTTTAAATAAAGTTCCCTGGGTTTACACTGGTGGCTGGGGAGGAGCTTTCCTAGGAG GTTTAGAATTAACAAACACCAATATACATTCCATGGAAGATACATACCATTATTATGTTTACGAAAATCAGCGGTGGAATCCTTTTGGTGGTTATACAACTCATGGCTTACCCACGGATCGACCCATGTGGAGTGATGAAACTGGATGTGAGAAAAAGTCATTTGAGACCACAAAGCTTCCTAACAGACATTGGCAATGG GTAACCGATTGGTGCATAGACTACGACACTCCTGGAGGAACAGATAAAGATGGCTGGCAGTATGCCATCGATTTTCCAGCAACTTATCACCCGCAGAACTGTTTAACAGACACAGTTCGAAGGAGGCGGTGGTACAGAACATGCAAGCTTCAAAGCACTGGACCTTGGCTTGAAGTTGGGAACACTAAATTACAAGATGTTTCATTATtt TACAACGAAGGAACTCAGTGCACCTACGTCTGGGGAGTTGCTGTATATGGAGACACATTATTCAGGCATAATGTCTCTCCAAAGAATCCAATG GGGAGTTCATGGGAGCACATACCGAATGACCAAGCCCTGACGAATATCAGCTGTGGATCCAATAATCAAGTGTGGGCAATAGGGCGCAGTGGTTGTGCATTTTGGAGAATTGGGATCAATTCATCCAATCCTATTG
- the asf1 gene encoding histone chaperone asf1: MAKVQLGNVVVLDNPSPFLNPFQFELTFECIEELKEDLEWKMIYVGSAESEEHDQVLDTIYVGPIPEGRHMFVFQADPPDVNKIPIADALGVTVVLLTCSYRGQEFVRVGYFINNEYNDPELRENPPTVPEFDKVVRNILGSEPRVTRFKINWDDSESQEGNQVETSSNMESNMETNMETNMETNALESMPVTSNSFCESNSGSLNSVSVQ, translated from the exons ATGGCCAAAGTTCAGCTTGGAAATGTAGTAGTCCTAGACAATCCATCACCCTTTTTAAACCCTTTCCAATTCGAGCTAACATTTGAATGTATCGAGGAATTAAAAGAAG ATCTTGAATGGAAGATGATCTATGTTGGATCTGCAGAAAGTGAAGAACATGATCAAGTATTAGACACAATCTATGTTGGACCTATTCCCGAAGGGAGGCATATGTTTGTATTTCAG GCTGATCCTCCTGACGTTAACAAGATTCCGATAGCTGATGCTTTAGGAGTTACAGTTGTATTACTAACATGTTCCTACCGAGGTCAAGAATTTGTCAGGGTTGGATATTTTATTAACAACGAATACAATGATCCAGAGCTTCGAGAAAATCCACCAACCGTGCCTGAATTTGATAAG gtCGTACGCAACATTCTAGGATCAGAACCTCGAGTAACAAGGTTCAAAATCAACTGGGATGATTCAGAGTCCCAAGAAGGAAACCAAGTTGAGACATCTTCAAATATGGAATCAAACATGGAAACAAATATGGAAACGAATATGGAGACAAATGCCCTAGAATCAATGCCCGTTACAAGCAATAGTTTTTGTGAAAGTAACTCGGGAAGTCTAAACAGTGTTTCAGTCCAGTAG